A genomic window from Camelina sativa cultivar DH55 chromosome 2, Cs, whole genome shotgun sequence includes:
- the LOC104745283 gene encoding uncharacterized protein LOC104745283: MAKWLRGLRSVTAEVADLPASSFGRSIRHIHQYQTIQAIPREATGRGVSARDRTIGRIPAVVFPQSLLDTDASKRGASRKQLLTADKKQIKSIIDSVGLPFFCSTTFQLQIRAGQGSSTLVESGRVLPLKIHRDEETGKILNLVFVWADDGEKLKVDVPVVFNGLDHCPGLKKGGNLQSIRSTLKLLGPAEHIPSKIEIDVSKLDIDDKVLLQDVVFHPSLKLLSKNETMPVCKIVATSPVKEPKAVPA; the protein is encoded by the exons ATGGCGAAATGGTTGCGTGGCCTGAGATCCGTGACGGCGGAGGTGGCTGATCTACCGGCGTCTTCATTCGGTCGATCGATTAGGCATATTCATCAGTATCAGACGATCCAGGCGATTCCACGCGAAGCCACGGGTCGAGGAGTATCTGCTCGTGACCGGACGATTGGCCGGATTCCCGCCGTGGTTTTCCCGCAGTCGCTACTCGATACCGACGCTTCGAAGCGAGGCGCGTCGAGGAAGCAGCTTTTGACGGCGGATAAGAAGCAGATTAAGTCTATCATTGACTCTGTTGGTCTCCCATTCTTCTGTTCTACCACATTCCAGCTTCAGATCCGAGCTGGTCAGGGCTCTTCGACGCTTGTTGAATCGGGTCGAGTACTTCCTCTCAAG ATTCATAGAGATGAAGAAACTGGAAAGATACTTAATTTGGTATTCGTGTGGGCTGATGATGGGGAGAAGTTGAAGGTTGATGTTCCTGTTGTTTTCAATGGATTGGATCATTGTCCTGGTCTCAAGAAAG GGGGAAATCTACAGTCAATCCGAAGCACTTTAAAACTACTAGGGCCAGCGGAACACATTCCATCTAAAATCGAAATAGATGTGAGCAAACTCGACATTGACGACAAAGTGTTATTGCAAGACGTTGTATTTCATCCATCATTGAAGCTATTGAGCAAGAATGAAACCATGCCTGTGTGTAAGATTGTCGCCACAAGCCCTGTGAAAGAACCAAAAGCTGTTCCAGCATGA
- the LOC104745292 gene encoding mitogen-activated protein kinase kinase kinase YODA-like isoform X2 translates to MRWLPQISFSSPSSSPSSSLKPVASYSESPDPDRHQDRDRFHRRLFRFNRGRLTRQRKLRHLTDDDVLLGGERRASTSSSTFDSGLTRSPSAFTAVPRSPSAVPLPLPLPLPEVVAGNRSAGNARGGGGLDDRDRDRDPERVVADRTSSAPPLTSVNGTRRASENTSPRNRNGYWVNIPTMSAPTSPYMSPVPSPQRKSTGHDLPFFYLPPKSNQAWSAPDMPLDTSGLPPPAFYDFTAFSTDNSPIHSPQPRSPRRQIRSPQLSRPSSPLHDHSVAAPRDSVSSPLHPRMSVDVANGRRDCCNVHPLPLPPGAACPSSSGASVPPCPQAPIKQDSFPMNSQWMKGKLIGRGTFGSVYVASNSENGALCAMKEVELFPDDPKSAECIKQLEQEIKLLSNLQHPNIVQYFGSETVEDRFFIYLEYVHPGSINKFIRDHCGGTMTESVVRNFTRHILSGLAYLHSKKTVHRDIKGANLLVDAAGVVKLADFGMAKHLTGQRADLSLKGSPYWMAPELMQAVMQKDSNPDLAFAVDIWSLGCTIIEMFTGKPPWSEFEGAAAMFKVMRDSPPIPESMSPEGKDFLRLCFQRNPAERPTASMLLEHRFLKNSLQPTSPNNNDVSNCSQSFNGMNITEPSSRREKPNFKLDQIPRARNMTSAESFFTRTSFSPPVKVGSSSSNNSTGLPI, encoded by the exons ATGCGTTGGCTTCCGCAAATCTCGTTCTCATCTCCTTCctcttccccttcttcttctctaaaaccCGTGGCTTCTTACTCCGAATCTCCTGATCCAGATCGTCATCAGGATCGGGATCGATTTCACCGCCGCTTGTTTCGTTTCAACCGCGGTAGGCTTACCCGTCAGAGGAAGCTTCGTCACTTGACCGATGACGATGTTTTGTTGGGCGGCGAGCGTCGTGCTTCTACCTCTTCTTCCACCTTCGATTCCGGTTTAACCCGCTCTCCCAGCGCTTTCACCGCCGTTCCTCGCTCTCCCTCCGCCGTCCCCTTGCCGTTACCTCTCCCGTTACCTGAGGTCGTCGCCGGAAATCGGAGTGCCGGAAACgctagaggaggaggaggattagaTGATAGAGATCGAGATCGAGATCCTGAGAGAGTTGTTGCTGACCGCACCTCTTCTGCTCCTCCTCTCACCAG CGTAAATGGAACGAGGAGAGCTTCGGAGAATACGAGTCCGAGAAACAGAAACGGTTATTGGGTGAACATACCAACGATGAGTGCACCGACGAGTCCGTACATGAGTCCTGTGCCAAGTCCACAAAGGAAGAGTACTGGTCACGATTTGCCTTTTTTTTACTTGCCTCCTAAAAGCAATCAAGCTTGGTCTGCTCCAGATATGCCACTTGATACCTCTGGACTTCCTCCTCCTGCGTTTTACGACTTCACTGCTTTTAGTACTGACAACTCTCCGATCCATAGCCCACAACCTCGTAGCCCACGAAGGCAGATCAGAAGCCCACAGCTTAGCAGGCCATCTTCGCCGTTACATGATCACTCTGTGGCTGCACCACGGGATAGTGTTTCCTCACCATTGCATCCGAGGATGTCTGTTGATGTTGCTAATGGACGTCGTGATTGCTGTAATGTTCATCCTTTGCCTCTCCCTCCTGGAGCTGCTTGTCCTTCTTCATCAGGTGCTTCTGTTCCTCCTTGCCCTCAGGCTCCTATCAAACAGGATTCGTTTCCGATGAATTCTCAGTGGATGAAAGGGAAGCTAATAGGTCGTGGTACATTTGGTAGCGTTTACGTTGCCAGCAACAG CGAAAATGGAGCATTGTGTGCGATGAAGGAAGTTGAGTTATTTCCTGATGATCCAAAATCCGCAGAGTGTATAAAGCAATTAGAGCAG GAGATCAAACTTCTAAGTAACCTTCAACATCCAAACATTGTGCAGTATTTTGGTAGTGAGACA GTAGAAGATCGTTTCTTTATATACCTGGAATATGTTCACCCGGGTTCAATAAACAAATTTATCCGTGATCATTGCGGTGGTACCATGACAGAATCTGTTGTTCGCAATTTTACTCGTCACATTTTGTCTGGCCTGGCTTATTTGCACAGTAAAAAGACAGTCCATAG GGATATCAAAGGTGCTAATCTCCTTGTTGATGCTGCTGGGGTTGTCAAGCTTGCTGACTTCGGCATGGCTAAACAC CTTACCGGGCAAAGAGCTGATCTCTCGTTAAAGGGAAGCCCGTACTGGATGGCACCAGAG CTCATGCAAGCTGTGATGCAAAAAGATAGCAACCCAGATCTCGCTTTTGCTGTTGATATATGGAGTTTAGGATGTACAATCATTGAGATGTTTACCGGGAAGCCTCCTTGGAGTGAGTTTGAAGGG GCTGCAGCTATGTTCAAGGTCATGAGAGATAGCCCACCGATACCTGAATCAATGTCACCTGAGGGTAAAGACTTTCTGAGATTATGCTTCCAAAGAAACCCAGCTGAGCGACCAACCGCATCTATGTTGCTAGAACACCGGTTCCTAAAGAACTCTCTGCAACCAACCTCACCAAACAACAACGATGTCTCGAATTGCTCTCAGTCATTCAACGGGATGAACATAACG GAACCAAGCAGTAGAAGGGAGAAACCAAATTTCAAACTAGATCAGATTCCGCGAGCTAGAAACATGACATCCGCAGAGAG CTTCTTCACACGTacttctttttctcctccaGTGAAAGTgggcagcagcagcagcaacaacagtaCCGGTCTCCCGATCTAA
- the LOC104745292 gene encoding mitogen-activated protein kinase kinase kinase YODA-like isoform X1 encodes MRWLPQISFSSPSSSPSSSLKPVASYSESPDPDRHQDRDRFHRRLFRFNRGRLTRQRKLRHLTDDDVLLGGERRASTSSSTFDSGLTRSPSAFTAVPRSPSAVPLPLPLPLPEVVAGNRSAGNARGGGGLDDRDRDRDPERVVADRTSSAPPLTSVNGTRRASENTSPRNRNGYWVNIPTMSAPTSPYMSPVPSPQRKSTGHDLPFFYLPPKSNQAWSAPDMPLDTSGLPPPAFYDFTAFSTDNSPIHSPQPRSPRRQIRSPQLSRPSSPLHDHSVAAPRDSVSSPLHPRMSVDVANGRRDCCNVHPLPLPPGAACPSSSGASVPPCPQAPIKQDSFPMNSQWMKGKLIGRGTFGSVYVASNSENGALCAMKEVELFPDDPKSAECIKQLEQEIKLLSNLQHPNIVQYFGSETVEDRFFIYLEYVHPGSINKFIRDHCGGTMTESVVRNFTRHILSGLAYLHSKKTVHRDIKGANLLVDAAGVVKLADFGMAKHLTGQRADLSLKGSPYWMAPELMQAVMQKDSNPDLAFAVDIWSLGCTIIEMFTGKPPWSEFEGAAAMFKVMRDSPPIPESMSPEGKDFLRLCFQRNPAERPTASMLLEHRFLKNSLQPTSPNNNDVSNCSQSFNGMNITEPSSRREKPNFKLDQIPRARNMTSAESESGQQQQQQQYRSPDLTGMASRLSPRSTLEAIQSPSLSQRAKPSSDRRRTCVTSDHL; translated from the exons ATGCGTTGGCTTCCGCAAATCTCGTTCTCATCTCCTTCctcttccccttcttcttctctaaaaccCGTGGCTTCTTACTCCGAATCTCCTGATCCAGATCGTCATCAGGATCGGGATCGATTTCACCGCCGCTTGTTTCGTTTCAACCGCGGTAGGCTTACCCGTCAGAGGAAGCTTCGTCACTTGACCGATGACGATGTTTTGTTGGGCGGCGAGCGTCGTGCTTCTACCTCTTCTTCCACCTTCGATTCCGGTTTAACCCGCTCTCCCAGCGCTTTCACCGCCGTTCCTCGCTCTCCCTCCGCCGTCCCCTTGCCGTTACCTCTCCCGTTACCTGAGGTCGTCGCCGGAAATCGGAGTGCCGGAAACgctagaggaggaggaggattagaTGATAGAGATCGAGATCGAGATCCTGAGAGAGTTGTTGCTGACCGCACCTCTTCTGCTCCTCCTCTCACCAG CGTAAATGGAACGAGGAGAGCTTCGGAGAATACGAGTCCGAGAAACAGAAACGGTTATTGGGTGAACATACCAACGATGAGTGCACCGACGAGTCCGTACATGAGTCCTGTGCCAAGTCCACAAAGGAAGAGTACTGGTCACGATTTGCCTTTTTTTTACTTGCCTCCTAAAAGCAATCAAGCTTGGTCTGCTCCAGATATGCCACTTGATACCTCTGGACTTCCTCCTCCTGCGTTTTACGACTTCACTGCTTTTAGTACTGACAACTCTCCGATCCATAGCCCACAACCTCGTAGCCCACGAAGGCAGATCAGAAGCCCACAGCTTAGCAGGCCATCTTCGCCGTTACATGATCACTCTGTGGCTGCACCACGGGATAGTGTTTCCTCACCATTGCATCCGAGGATGTCTGTTGATGTTGCTAATGGACGTCGTGATTGCTGTAATGTTCATCCTTTGCCTCTCCCTCCTGGAGCTGCTTGTCCTTCTTCATCAGGTGCTTCTGTTCCTCCTTGCCCTCAGGCTCCTATCAAACAGGATTCGTTTCCGATGAATTCTCAGTGGATGAAAGGGAAGCTAATAGGTCGTGGTACATTTGGTAGCGTTTACGTTGCCAGCAACAG CGAAAATGGAGCATTGTGTGCGATGAAGGAAGTTGAGTTATTTCCTGATGATCCAAAATCCGCAGAGTGTATAAAGCAATTAGAGCAG GAGATCAAACTTCTAAGTAACCTTCAACATCCAAACATTGTGCAGTATTTTGGTAGTGAGACA GTAGAAGATCGTTTCTTTATATACCTGGAATATGTTCACCCGGGTTCAATAAACAAATTTATCCGTGATCATTGCGGTGGTACCATGACAGAATCTGTTGTTCGCAATTTTACTCGTCACATTTTGTCTGGCCTGGCTTATTTGCACAGTAAAAAGACAGTCCATAG GGATATCAAAGGTGCTAATCTCCTTGTTGATGCTGCTGGGGTTGTCAAGCTTGCTGACTTCGGCATGGCTAAACAC CTTACCGGGCAAAGAGCTGATCTCTCGTTAAAGGGAAGCCCGTACTGGATGGCACCAGAG CTCATGCAAGCTGTGATGCAAAAAGATAGCAACCCAGATCTCGCTTTTGCTGTTGATATATGGAGTTTAGGATGTACAATCATTGAGATGTTTACCGGGAAGCCTCCTTGGAGTGAGTTTGAAGGG GCTGCAGCTATGTTCAAGGTCATGAGAGATAGCCCACCGATACCTGAATCAATGTCACCTGAGGGTAAAGACTTTCTGAGATTATGCTTCCAAAGAAACCCAGCTGAGCGACCAACCGCATCTATGTTGCTAGAACACCGGTTCCTAAAGAACTCTCTGCAACCAACCTCACCAAACAACAACGATGTCTCGAATTGCTCTCAGTCATTCAACGGGATGAACATAACG GAACCAAGCAGTAGAAGGGAGAAACCAAATTTCAAACTAGATCAGATTCCGCGAGCTAGAAACATGACATCCGCAGAGAG TGAAAGTgggcagcagcagcagcaacaacagtaCCGGTCTCCCGATCTAACAGGAATGGCGTCCCGTCTGTCTCCTCGTTCAACCCTGGAGGCTATTCAAAGCCCGTCTCTTTCCCAGAGAGCTAAACCGAGCAGTGACCGGAGAAGAACCTGCGTGACTTCAGATCACCTATGA